One genomic segment of Belonocnema kinseyi isolate 2016_QV_RU_SX_M_011 chromosome 2, B_treatae_v1, whole genome shotgun sequence includes these proteins:
- the LOC117182748 gene encoding uncharacterized protein LOC117182748, translating to MGKEFKCSEASIRRIVNNDLNCYPYKLQEGHLLTDKIKASRLQRCKKLLRLAAAERHRNVLFSDEKVLTIERAHNHQNERKLLPKGSLRSKQERTVSKSHFPASVFVWGGICATRKIPLVFVEKGVKIDQKYYQDNILKVVVNPWTRAHFGENLWTFQQDWAPAHGAKATMQLYERLFPAN from the coding sequence ATGGGTAAAGAGTTCAAATGCAGTGAAGCCAGTATTAGAAGAATCGTcaataatgatttaaattgttATCCTTACAAGCTGCAAGAAGGTCACCTGTTGACAGACAAAATTAAAGCCTCTCGCTTGCAAAGATGCAAAAAATTGTTACGTTTGGCCGCAGCTGAACGACATCGTAATGTTTTGTTCTCTGATGAGAAAGTTCTTACTATTGAGCGAGCTCATAATCATCAAAATGAACGGAAACTCTTGCCTAAAGGTTCTTTGAGGTCTAAACAAGAAAGAACAGTCAGTAAATCACATTTTCCTGCTTCAGTGTTTGTTTGGGGTGGAATTTGTGCAACAAGAAAGATTCCATTGGTATTTGTCGAAAAAGGAGTGAAAATCGACCAAAAATATTATCAAGATAATATCTTGAAGGTCGTCGTGAATCCTTGGACACGTGCACACTTCGGTGAAAACCTATGGACCTTTCAACAAGACTGGGCACCAGCGCATGGCGCGAAAGCGACGATGCAGCTCTACGAAAGGCTGTTTCCTGCTAATTGA